One Corynebacterium matruchotii genomic window, ACCCAGGTTGCGGCACAGGTGATTGGTAATGATACTGCCGTGGCGTTTGCTGGTTCCCAGGGGCAGTTCGAATTGAATGTGTTCATCCCGGTGATGGCCCGGAACGTGCTGGAGTCGGCAACGCTGTTGGCCAATACTGCCCGGGTGTTTGCCGCGAAGCTGGTGGATGGCATTGAGCCGAATGAGAAGCGGATGCGCACGCTAGCCGAGTCGTCCCCGTCCATCGTGACCCCGTTGAATTCGGCGATCGGCTACGAGAATGCCGCCAAGGTAGCTAAGACCGCATTGAAGGAGGGTAAGACCATCCGGCAGACCGTTATCGACCTGGGGTTTGTTGATGGTGAGAAGCTGACTGAGGCGGAGTTGGATAAGCGTCTTGACGTGTTGGCCATGGCGAACACGGATCGGGACAAGTAGTCGCTTCGACTAGCTGTCGCCCTGCCGATAGGTTACGGCGTGTTACCGTGACCTGCGGGGGCCGCCGCGTCGTCGACCAGGTTTTCGACCCGCGAGTTTTTTCGCCCGGTTTTTGGTTGTGGTTTTTACCGATTTCCGGGCGGGTTGACCCGCGGGTTTCGCATTGGCATGTTGGCTGCCCCGGGTTGATTGTGGGGTGCGGCCCTTGGCGATGCCCACGAAGTCTTGGATGGCTTCGCTGTCGTCGGTTTTCCGCCACACCAGGGCAATGGTAGTGGACGGGTAGGTGGGGTTGTGGTATTCCCGGTGGACGATTTTCTTCCCACTCAGCAGTTTGAGCACCGGCCGGGGAGCGATGACCACTCCCACGCCGGCCGCCACCACGCCCAGGTGTTCCCGGATGGCGGGAATGTCACTGCTGCCCTGGTAGTGAATGAGCTCACCAACAATATCTTTTTCGCCCACCTGTTCGAGCAGCGTGAGGGTGTGGTCGACCGGCAGCGCGATCCCCGGTTGCTCGTTGTAAAGCCGCACCACATGCATTTCGTC contains:
- a CDS encoding LysR family transcriptional regulator substrate-binding protein translates to MLSLSFITGTEPDKWFRRFTDRTDHGGLRTVASDDALAQLLSGDVDVALVRLPDARVTDEMHVVRLYNEQPGIALPVDHTLTLLEQVGEKDIVGELIHYQGSSDIPAIREHLGVVAAGVGVVIAPRPVLKLLSGKKIVHREYHNPTYPSTTIALVWRKTDDSEAIQDFVGIAKGRTPQSTRGSQHANAKPAGQPARKSVKTTTKNRAKKLAGRKPGRRRGGPRRSR